A genome region from Streptomyces sp. NBC_01296 includes the following:
- a CDS encoding MarR family winged helix-turn-helix transcriptional regulator: MSKVSPGPTPGFLVWRLANKWRVAVDRAMAPLGLTHAQYSVVASLYGMQSAGERPNQRQLADHTGLEALYISKLARALESAGLVERTRDLRDPRAIRLALTDQGQAVTRQAIAVVQELLEQLLEPLGGLDAPRTHAFTDELTTLLDAPLHPSVPNDESTQGTTP; encoded by the coding sequence ATGAGCAAGGTGTCACCGGGCCCCACGCCCGGCTTCCTGGTATGGCGGCTCGCCAACAAGTGGCGCGTCGCGGTCGATCGCGCGATGGCCCCGCTGGGTCTCACTCACGCGCAGTACTCAGTGGTCGCGTCGCTGTACGGCATGCAGAGCGCCGGTGAGCGGCCCAATCAGCGCCAACTCGCCGACCACACCGGTCTGGAGGCGCTGTACATCTCGAAGCTGGCGCGCGCTCTGGAGTCGGCCGGTCTGGTCGAGCGCACCCGCGATCTCCGCGATCCGCGCGCCATACGGCTCGCCCTCACCGACCAGGGCCAGGCCGTCACGCGGCAGGCCATCGCGGTGGTCCAGGAACTGCTTGAGCAGTTGCTGGAGCCGCTCGGCGGCCTGGACGCCCCGCGGACGCACGCGTTCACCGACGAGCTGACGACCCTGCTCGACGCACCTCTCCATCCATCCGTGCCGAACGACGAGAGCACTCAGGGGACAACACCATGA
- a CDS encoding MarR family transcriptional regulator: MTTTASTTEPVADPRALALAHYAARGVLEHVLARHGISFQQQVALRAALIADAPQTPDDLVTQVQGSLKADPADIRATLDELLAKQLLVADGAHLRPTDGGRELIAAIGAETAPVSARVWGGIPAADLAAAGRVLALVTERANAELAALTT, encoded by the coding sequence ATGACCACCACTGCATCCACCACCGAACCCGTCGCCGACCCCCGCGCCCTCGCCCTGGCCCACTACGCGGCCCGCGGCGTCCTGGAGCACGTCCTGGCCCGGCACGGCATCTCGTTCCAGCAGCAGGTCGCCCTGCGCGCCGCCCTCATCGCCGACGCCCCGCAGACGCCGGACGATCTGGTCACCCAGGTCCAGGGCTCCCTCAAGGCCGATCCGGCCGACATCCGCGCCACTCTCGACGAGCTGCTGGCCAAGCAGCTGCTCGTAGCGGACGGCGCGCACCTTCGCCCCACGGACGGGGGGCGCGAGCTGATCGCCGCCATCGGCGCGGAGACCGCCCCCGTCAGCGCCCGCGTCTGGGGCGGGATACCCGCCGCGGACCTGGCCGCCGCCGGCCGAGTCCTGGCCCTGGTCACCGAGCGCGCCAACGCGGAGCTTGCGGCGCTGACCACCTGA